A window from Rhizosphaericola mali encodes these proteins:
- a CDS encoding VIT1/CCC1 transporter family protein, with protein sequence MPQGHIENHLSSSSFISDIVIGMSDGLTVPFALAAGVSSAVSNTHIVTTAGIAELVAGAISMGLGGYLAGKTELEHYESEYKTEAWEVDNLPEKEKDEVKEIFLDFGLSPETSQLATEELSKDKTKWIDFMMRLELGLDKPDPKRATKSAANIGGSYIVGGIIPLLPYFFVDTPIDGLKISAVVTLICLFIFGFFKSKATGQPVLSGALKVMIIGAVAAAAAFGVAKAFGA encoded by the coding sequence ATGCCTCAAGGTCACATAGAAAACCATCTTTCTAGTAGTAGTTTTATTTCTGATATTGTCATAGGCATGAGCGATGGATTAACTGTACCATTTGCATTAGCAGCTGGCGTAAGTAGCGCGGTAAGCAATACCCATATTGTCACTACGGCAGGAATTGCTGAATTAGTAGCTGGAGCCATTTCGATGGGGCTAGGGGGTTATCTGGCTGGGAAAACAGAATTAGAGCATTACGAATCTGAATACAAAACAGAAGCGTGGGAAGTCGATAATCTACCCGAAAAAGAGAAAGATGAAGTCAAAGAAATCTTTTTAGATTTTGGACTAAGTCCTGAAACTTCTCAACTTGCTACGGAAGAACTTTCCAAAGATAAAACCAAATGGATCGACTTCATGATGCGCTTGGAATTGGGTTTGGATAAACCAGATCCAAAACGCGCCACCAAAAGCGCTGCGAATATTGGAGGTAGTTATATAGTTGGTGGAATTATCCCATTATTGCCTTATTTCTTTGTAGACACGCCTATCGATGGTTTGAAAATATCTGCCGTCGTAACGCTTATTTGCCTGTTCATTTTTGGATTTTTTAAAAGTAAAGCAACTGGTCAGCCTGTTTTATCTGGAGCATTAAAAGTGATGATTATTGGTGCTGTAGCAGCAGCAGCAGCATTCGGTGTAGCAAAAGCCTTTGGTGCATAA
- a CDS encoding COX15/CtaA family protein: MKTNKSYVLYTRVVLFIVFLVILAGSVVRTTHSGMGCPDWPKCFGRWIPPMNAGQLPKDYEKYLSKQDIDHSFNAFHTWVEYINRLCTGILGFAIIALIYWSFKKFYKTKPSIAWLSVFLMVIVIIESILGAMVVYANLAVDTVTIHLFPIFILAGICVLMIHKAQGNYKIQDTSLQWISTLALILVLVQIFIGTQVRESVDIFSKQFEYKQREKWLVNVGNVLTTHEVFAWIAAVACLFLFWKSLNYPRLQKMGFLLLLLVVIEFAMGFTLVKLGFPQYAQPIHLVIGSGILITLFSYRLHFGKNKSSIRKF, translated from the coding sequence ATGAAGACCAATAAGTCCTACGTATTATACACAAGAGTCGTTTTGTTTATCGTTTTTTTAGTCATTTTGGCTGGTAGTGTGGTGCGTACTACACATAGTGGTATGGGGTGTCCGGATTGGCCAAAATGTTTTGGTCGTTGGATTCCTCCAATGAATGCGGGTCAATTACCCAAAGATTATGAAAAATATTTAAGCAAACAAGATATTGATCATTCCTTCAATGCTTTTCATACTTGGGTGGAATATATCAATCGGCTTTGCACGGGTATATTAGGCTTTGCAATTATTGCTTTGATCTATTGGAGTTTTAAGAAATTCTATAAAACAAAGCCTTCTATTGCATGGTTAAGTGTTTTTTTGATGGTTATTGTAATTATTGAGTCTATTTTAGGGGCGATGGTCGTATATGCAAATCTCGCAGTAGATACGGTGACGATCCATTTATTTCCCATATTTATCCTTGCCGGCATCTGTGTGCTGATGATACATAAGGCACAGGGCAATTACAAAATACAGGATACAAGTTTGCAATGGATTAGCACTTTAGCGTTGATTTTAGTATTGGTACAAATATTTATCGGTACGCAAGTGAGAGAATCTGTAGATATTTTTTCCAAACAATTTGAATATAAGCAAAGAGAAAAATGGTTGGTCAATGTTGGGAATGTTTTGACTACACATGAAGTATTCGCATGGATTGCAGCAGTGGCTTGCTTGTTCCTATTTTGGAAAAGTTTGAATTATCCGCGTTTGCAAAAAATGGGCTTTTTGCTATTGCTTTTAGTTGTGATAGAATTTGCGATGGGCTTCACTTTAGTGAAATTAGGATTTCCACAATATGCACAACCGATACATTTGGTGATTGGTTCGGGTATATTGATTACGCTGTTTTCCTATAGATTGCATTTTGGGAAAAATAAATCATCCATTAGAAAGTTTTAG
- a CDS encoding DUF481 domain-containing protein gives MLKSLFSVGIFLLFSTNTFAQFSDSVHNQLSFTGTGNYSKTNTAKTYLLNNSLAYKLRLKKIELNSVNGWIYGSSGDGGLTNNDFTSTMDFNIRKNTHRLYYWGLLNYTTSYSLKIRNQFQTGLGAAYKLWDEKTNWLNVSDGILFETSSITQSDSVQVNYSTIRNSLRLLFHYQINKSITFDANGMYQPSLEYGGDYLVNAGAKVSIQLKSWLNLTSSLTYNKIGRTQKENLIVAYGVTLNNFF, from the coding sequence ATGCTAAAATCATTGTTTTCTGTTGGTATTTTTTTACTTTTTTCTACTAATACTTTTGCTCAATTTTCGGACTCGGTTCATAATCAACTCAGTTTTACGGGTACGGGAAATTATAGTAAAACAAATACAGCGAAGACCTATTTGCTCAATAATTCATTAGCTTACAAATTAAGATTAAAAAAGATAGAGCTCAACTCTGTCAATGGTTGGATATATGGCAGTTCAGGCGATGGTGGACTTACCAATAATGATTTTACTTCAACGATGGATTTCAATATTCGAAAAAATACACATCGTTTGTATTACTGGGGACTGTTAAATTATACCACAAGCTACTCTCTCAAAATAAGGAATCAATTTCAAACCGGACTCGGCGCAGCGTACAAATTATGGGATGAAAAAACAAATTGGTTAAATGTGAGTGATGGTATCTTATTTGAAACGAGCTCCATCACCCAATCCGATAGTGTACAGGTAAATTATTCTACGATTCGTAATTCACTTCGCTTGCTTTTCCACTACCAAATAAACAAATCAATTACATTTGACGCCAATGGGATGTATCAACCATCATTAGAATATGGAGGCGACTATTTAGTAAATGCTGGAGCTAAAGTTTCTATTCAACTAAAAAGCTGGTTAAATCTTACATCGAGTCTCACCTACAACAAAATCGGTCGTACTCAGAAAGAAAACTTAATCGTTGCTTATGGCGTAACGCTCAATAATTTTTTCTAA
- a CDS encoding ribonuclease HII translates to MLSSFLYPDEIEAGCDEAGRGCYAGPVFAAAVILPVDFDHPLLNDSKQVNEKNRDILRPYIEENALAYGIAMINNEEIDQINILKASFKAMHLALDQLKLRPDRLLIDGNRFVPYQEIPHNCIIKGDGKYKNIAAASILAKTHRDSYMKNLDIEFPMYNWKKNKGYGTLDHRKAIEQFGITSYHRKSFNILPIQTKLF, encoded by the coding sequence ATGTTGTCTTCATTTTTATATCCTGATGAGATCGAGGCTGGTTGTGATGAGGCGGGACGCGGTTGTTACGCAGGTCCTGTATTTGCAGCGGCGGTAATTTTACCTGTAGATTTTGACCATCCACTGCTCAATGATAGCAAGCAAGTCAATGAAAAAAATCGTGATATTTTACGCCCCTATATTGAAGAAAATGCGCTTGCTTACGGCATCGCGATGATCAATAATGAAGAAATTGACCAAATAAATATTCTAAAAGCCTCATTCAAAGCTATGCATCTGGCTTTGGATCAATTAAAATTAAGACCAGATCGACTTTTAATTGATGGCAATAGATTCGTACCTTATCAAGAAATTCCGCATAATTGTATTATAAAAGGGGACGGAAAATATAAAAATATTGCCGCTGCAAGTATCCTTGCCAAAACGCACCGCGACTCATATATGAAAAATTTAGATATAGAATTTCCTATGTATAATTGGAAAAAAAATAAAGGTTATGGTACTTTAGATCATAGAAAAGCAATCGAACAATTTGGAATAACTTCCTATCATCGAAAATCTTTCAATATTTTGCCCATACAGACAAAATTATTTTAA